A stretch of the Danio rerio strain Tuebingen ecotype United States chromosome 18, GRCz12tu, whole genome shotgun sequence genome encodes the following:
- the rsf1a gene encoding remodeling and spacing factor 1, giving the protein MAAPGTTSTAALAPAHSPGFAVVCSFLERYGPVLDLPELSFPQLERYLQDTSAVPRPLIELHIKLLRKIGKSVTPDRWEKYLVKVCQEFNSTWAWEMERKSYLEMTVECKTDILKYLCECQFDDNLKFKTLINEEDPDTMRLQPIGRDKEGLLYWFQLDQEQNIRVYSEEQDDLDGSSWKLIARNRNDLADTLEQLKAKIEPAVTDQDKQDAPTSPNMETEGVKGEVGDLKNHIPGQVDFTNSTIRSNKIDSISKEIKKETPMDLVKSEKLTQNLNPRVVIDNRVSTIKTLVKQEPKDCPKPWNAISVVMPPASIKQEPAIKPETNEDKKETLFENLARTIKSDQQAKIPLKKRELKRSGGYDVTNHYSNINHNNNNLNSNGSISTGGIIVRNPAVLPLKEEQIKGQYPGDGDKGSMGIITVPQEPIGKLDINQYIGVGVIKGPIERKRPLDENDSSSNGHHGNGNVLTEVAGTDSVRQSVLVGNTMVKEDGPLTCSIPEDLSKDGCNKMLDVSAKVVEESTTEMQTTSVEETIEKSDNKELKNTKTIGEEADVVVQDEGKSKGPKGTRKRRSQKTKSKLQVREDSQKMKLSSNIGEVLKRKTGEGEKNGRNNDEEVSSELQKEGIRLKIKIPLHRRTPELQHKEIEESETGNRRSLRRSARISKPSPKVANSRDGKQDRKLSAAQYEDEHVDNEKAKVLSKKVDTPKPLKGKRRHRRTRWSRIRMKNCKSKVAQEEEAVDDKAENDDNKSEKGDHNSEAESEQSNEFPPEDACKHCGLANHPELILLCDLCDSGYHTACLRPPLMIIPDGEWFCPPCQHKLLCERLEEQLQNLDTALKKKERAERRRERLVYVGISVENIIPGPDGDGEDSLMEKKKDPKKSKNLGRRSTRTRKSISYRFDDFDEAIDEAIEEDLQDSEGGAAGGGKPLANVVSQQKSAVNRESRRPVKPVAPRKKKRRRLNDLDSDSTVDEEESEDEFQLSESMEEDFVVSGDGASDGDVGSYEGSEWGSGESEAENKPASRRTGKPAQTRRSRRSKRRPAARRRGSSEEDLLDSEEEEEEEDMETEGSDCSDTEVDVNRRRPRRSHNSQVNYYETSESEGSQKPSDLKHSSHAHRRRLSSSNSEESALSKDFKPKVLLQRSDRVQKKCTPAGEDSKHRHKLIKQRPQRSSSEDEEEDGGETEESEEEERPMRKRSNRIETDEEEEEDTRGNVRWKHIRHNGLVAAQQEEEEEDDDDEEDEEEFTGVTDLVNFVFDSEQLS; this is encoded by the exons ATGGCTGCTCCGGGCACCACCAGCACGGCGGCTCTCGCTCCAGCCCACAGCCCCGGTTTTGCGGTGGTTTGCTCCTTTCTGGAGCGCTACGGCCCGGTTCTGGATCTGCCCGAGCTCAGTTTCCCGCAGCTGGAGCGGTACTTACAGGACACATCCGCGG TTCCTCGGCCATTGATTGAGCTCCATATCAAACTACTGCGGAAGATCGGAAAGTCTGTAACTCCAGACAGATGGGAGAAGTATCTCGTGAAG GTTTGCCAGGAATTTAACAGCACCTGGGCATGGGAGATGGAGAGAAAGAGCTACCTGGAAATGACGGTTGAGTGTAAAACTGACATATTAAAG TACTTGTGTGAGTGCCAGTTTGACGACAATCTTAAGTTTAAGACGTTAATCAATGAGGAAGATCCGGACACGATGCGCCTGCAGCCCATCGGTAGAGACAAGGAAGGTCTTCTGTACTGGTTCCAGTTAGATCAAGAACAGAACATACGTGTTTATTCTGAGGAGCAGGATGATTTGGATGGGTCCTCCTGGAAGTTAATTGCGAG GAATAGGAATGACCTTGCAGATACATTAGAACAACTTAAAGCGAAGATTGAGCCTGCTGTGACTGACCAAGACAAGCAAGACGCTCCCACCAGCCCAAATATGGAGACAGAAGGTGTTAAAG GTGAGGTTGGGGATTTGAAGAATCACATACCAGGACAAGTAGACTTTACCAATAGCACTATACGTTCCAATAAAATTGATTCGATatctaaagaaattaaaaaagaaacaccAATGGATCTTGTTAAATCAGAGAAATTAACTCAAAATCTCAACCCCAGAGTGGTAATCGACAACAGAGTCAGTACAATTAAAACTCTTGTCAAACAAGAACCAAAAGATTGTCCCAAACCCTGGAATGCCATTTCAGTCGTAATGCCTCCCGCTTCCATCAAACAAGAACCAGCGATAAAACCGGAGACGAATGAAGACAAGAAAGAGACGTTGTTTGAGAACTTGGCCAGAACTATAAAGAGTGACCAACAAGCTAAAATACCACTAAAGAAGAGGGAGTTGAAAAGAAGTGGAGGATACGACGTTACCAATCACTACAGTAATATTAATCACAATAATAACAACCTTAACAGCAATGGTAGCATCAGCACCGGAGGGATAATCGTTCGCAATCCTGCTGTTTTGCCATTGAAGGAGGAGCAAATCAAAGGACAGTACCCTGGTGATGGGGATAAAGGATCAATGGGAATCATCACTGTCCCACAGGAGCCAATTGGGAAGCTTGATATTAACCAATACATCGGTGTTGGAGTTATCAAGGGTCCCATTGAACGAAAGAGGCCTTTGGATGAAAACGATAGTTCCTCAAATGGTCATCATGGGAATGGGAATGTCTTGACTGAAGTTGCAGGCACAGATAGTGTAAGACAGTCTGTGCTTGTTGGGAATACAATGGTTAAAGAAGACGGTCCTCTTACTTGTAGTATACCTGAAGATTTGTCAAAAGACGGTTGCAATAAGATGCTTGATGTGTCTGCAAAAGTGGTTGAGGAGTCTACAACAGAGATGCAGACCACTTCAGTTGAGGAAACCATTGAAAAAAGTGACAACAAAGAACTCAAAAACACCAAGACAATAGGAGAGGAAGCTGATGTTGTGGTTCAGGATGAGGGTAAAAGCAAAGGACCGAAAGGCACAAGAAAGAGGAGGTCACAAAAGACCAAATCCAAGCTGCAAGTGAGAGAAGACAGCCAAAAAATGAAGCTCTCCTCAAACATTGGGGAAGTTTTAAAGAGGAAGACTGGAGAAGGTGAAAAAAACGGACGCAACAATGATGAAGAAGTATCGTCAGAGCTTCAGAAGGAAGGGATTCGCTTGAAGATTAAGATCCCACTTCATAGACGAACGCCAGAGCTTCAGCATAAGGAGATCGAGGAGTCAGAAACTGGCAATCGGAGATCCTTACGGAGATCTGCCAGAATTTCCAAGCCAAGCCCTAAAGTGGCTAATAGTCGGGATGGGAAACAAGACAGAAAACTTTCAGCGGCTCAGTATGAAGATGAGCACGTAGACAACGAAAAAGCAAAAGTGCTTTCCAAGAAAGTGGACACTCCTAAGCCTCTTAAG GGGAAACGAAGACACAGGCGCACTCGGTGGTCGAGAATTCGTATGAAGAATTGCAAATCTAAAGTAGCTCAGGAGGAGGAAGCAGTCGATGACAAAGCTGAAAATGACGATAATAAATCTGAGAAAGGAGACCACAACAGTGAGGCCGAATCAGAACAATCCAATGAGTTTCCACCTGAAGATGCTTGTAAACACTGTGGCCTCGCCAACCACCCAGAACTG ATCCTGCTGTGTGACCTGTGTGACAGTGGCTATCATACGGCCTGTCTGAGGCCTCCGCTGATGATTATTCCTGATGGAGAATGGTTCTGTCCGCCCTGCCAGCAC AAGCTTCTCTGTGAGAGGCTGGAGGAGCAGCTTCAGAATCTGGACACTGCTTTGAAAAAGAAGGAAAGAGCTGAGCGCAG ACGTGAGCGGTTAGTATATGTGGGCATCAGCGTGGAGAATATTATACCTGGCCCA GATGGTGATGGGGAGGATAGCTTGATGGAGAAGAAAAAAGACCCAAAGAAGAGTAAAAATCTGGGACGACGATCGACTAGAACGAGGAAATCCATCAGTTATAG ATTTGATGATTTTGATGAAGCCATTGATGAAGCGATAGAGGAAGACCTGCAGGATTCAGAAGGAGGAG CTGCTGGTGGTGGTAAACCGTTGGCGAATGTCGTGTCGCAGCAGAAAAGCGCAGTGAACAGAGAGAGTCGGCGGCCGGTCAAACCTGTGGCTCCACGCAAGAAAAAACGTCGGCGGCTCAATGATCTGGACAGTGACAGTACGGTGGACGAAGAGGAGAGCGAGGACGAGTTTCAGCTTAGCGAAAG cATGGAGGAGGACTTCGTGGTTTCGGGTGATGGTGCGTCTGATGGTGATGTGGGCTCGTATGAGGGCAGTGAATGGGGCAGTGGTGAAAGTGAAGCTGAAAACAAACCAGCGTCTCGGAGAACGGGAAAACCCGCACAAACCCGGAGAAGCAGACGGAGCAAACGCAGACCTGCAGCCCGACGAAGAGGATCCTCAGAGGAAGACCTGCTAGActctgaggaagaggaggaggaggaggacatgG AAACAGAAGGCTCTGACTGCAGTGACACTGAAGTGGATGTGAACAGACGGCGTCCGCGGCGGAGTCACAACTCTCAGGTCAACTACTACGAGACGTCAGAGTCTGAAGGCTCACAGAAGCCGTCGGATCTGAAACACTCGTCTCATGCTCACCGGCGACGGCTGTCCAGCTCCAACAGTGAAG AATCTGCGCTCTCTAAAGACTTTAAGCCAAAGGTGCTCCTTCAGAGATCAGATCGCGTACAGAAGAAGTGCACGCCTGCGGGCGAAGACTCCAAACACAGGCACAAACTAATAAAACAGAGACCACAGAGGAGCTCCAGTGAAGACGAGGAAGAGGACGGAGGAGAAACAGAGGAGTCCGAGGAGGAAGAGCGACCGATGCGCAAAAGATCCAACCGCATTGAAACAgacgaggaggaagaggaagacaCACGAGGAAATGTGAGGTGGAAGCACATTAGGCACAATGGTTTGGTTGCAGctcagcaggaggaggaggaggaggatgatgatgatgaagaggatgagGAAGAGTTCACGGGAGTCACGGACCTTGTTAACTTTGTTTTCGACAGTGAACAGTTGTCATGA